In Lewinellaceae bacterium, a single window of DNA contains:
- a CDS encoding GNAT family N-acetyltransferase — MQGKNFTIRRGNRADLPAVHALVRELAVYERAEGEFTASLEDYKRDFEAGIFETLVADIGQTTAGMALYYMTYSTWKGRMLYLEDFVVKEAYRGKGIGRALFEAFLDQARQKGCRLAKWQVLDWNKPALNFYEKYEAVIEKEWWNGKIFFSAR; from the coding sequence ATGCAAGGAAAAAACTTCACCATTCGCCGGGGAAACCGGGCGGACCTGCCCGCCGTGCATGCTTTGGTCCGCGAACTGGCCGTTTACGAACGGGCGGAAGGAGAATTTACCGCTTCGCTGGAAGACTATAAACGGGACTTTGAAGCCGGCATTTTCGAAACGCTGGTGGCGGATATCGGGCAAACCACAGCCGGCATGGCCCTTTATTACATGACTTACTCCACCTGGAAGGGCCGGATGTTGTATCTCGAAGATTTTGTAGTCAAAGAAGCTTACCGCGGCAAGGGCATCGGCAGGGCCCTGTTTGAAGCTTTTCTGGACCAGGCGCGCCAAAAAGGATGCCGCCTGGCCAAGTGGCAGGTACTCGACTGGAACAAGCCCGCCCTCAACTTTTACGAGAAGTATGAGGCCGTTATCGAGAAAGAATGGTGGAATGGAAAAATATTTTTTAGCGCCCGGTAG
- a CDS encoding cytochrome c maturation protein CcmE, whose translation MKKLYIVAILMIVAAIALLTTAADDMSTYATFAEASRTGDRVKIAGQLSKDKEMYYNPAEDPNYFSFYIKDTKGEEHKVVLLSEKPQDFELSEQVVLTGQMKDDAFVATDLLMKCPSKYKDEEVYIKSEGK comes from the coding sequence ATGAAAAAGCTATATATCGTTGCCATCCTGATGATCGTCGCAGCGATCGCCCTGCTGACCACCGCCGCTGACGACATGAGCACCTACGCCACCTTCGCCGAGGCCAGCCGTACCGGAGATCGCGTCAAGATCGCCGGGCAATTGTCGAAAGACAAGGAGATGTACTACAATCCGGCGGAAGACCCCAACTACTTTAGTTTTTACATCAAAGATACAAAGGGCGAAGAACACAAGGTGGTGCTGCTGTCGGAAAAACCGCAGGACTTTGAGCTCTCCGAGCAAGTCGTGCTGACCGGGCAGATGAAGGACGACGCGTTCGTGGCCACCGATTTGCTGATGAAGTGCCCATCGAAGTACAAGGATGAGGAAGTTTACATCAAGAGTGAAGGGAAATAA
- the ccsA gene encoding cytochrome c biogenesis protein CcsA, whose product MQDIQYIGEHLLPGQIGQAAIVASFVASLFAGISYFFATQRRESEEFETWRAMGRWGFLAHGLSVFAIIGVMFYLMINQYYEYQYVQAHVSEDLPLKYIFSAFWEGQEGSFLLWMFWHVILGLALMATGKQWEAPTLSVLSLIQIFIGSMLLGIYVGFGDEPSRLGSNPLLLLREVMDAPIFAKADYAAQITGSGLNPLLQNYWMTIHPPTLFLGFASTSIPFCYAIAGLWTKEHKAWLQPALRWALFSGAILGTGILMGGAWAYEALSFGGYWAWDPVENMSLVPWLILIAGIHTNLIARSTGHSVRSTYIYYLLTFIFIVYSTFLTRSGVLGDTSVHAFTEMGLEVQLVAFMAFFLLLSGIALGMRFKGIPSPKKEEATASKEFWMFIGTLVLLFSALIITASTSLPVYNKIVQFFDPAFEGRVITDPEPHYNKYQLWIAVFIGALSGIAQYLRYREANFGKYASKFGLHAGIALAVTAVLTYLATIWIEAKAWQFLVVLFFGIFTIVANLDYLASFARGNLKLAGSAFSHIGFGIMIVGILASGLNKRIISNNPFVMDGLIEGASKEELARNILLFKDSPLVMPPYEVTYVSDTVNTFTRTFTVNYKRRDQEGKVIEEFNLHPNVLYDKSFTKIAASNPSTKRYWNRDIFTHIASLPQVEIDMEYRRQREDSLNYHLLNAPIGQAVTLKDTVQLKEVDTFVVKTYRATVERINRTPTHPDYKPEEGDIAIGAEIKVERSDEEGVFTVNPVLVLRGQLLYSYPEQINELNAKVRLNEGIFDAVFSPEANLDFTTYTFKQGDKIAYKGYQIQFAGFNRKPEHPNYQPQEEDIAVSAMVSVQAPGGESYLAQPVYLIRGNRPFNIKDEIPGPGLHFRFTGIDPNTETVELQIAQATKATDSIPVELATNSLRSDYIVLEAIEFPGINLFWLGSLMMMIGLAVSMGRRVAGDR is encoded by the coding sequence ATGCAGGACATCCAATACATAGGAGAACATTTACTGCCAGGCCAGATCGGGCAGGCTGCCATCGTAGCCAGCTTCGTCGCCAGCCTCTTCGCCGGCATTTCCTATTTTTTCGCCACCCAGCGCCGCGAGAGCGAGGAATTCGAAACCTGGCGGGCCATGGGCCGCTGGGGTTTCCTGGCGCATGGCCTGAGCGTATTCGCCATCATCGGGGTGATGTTCTACCTGATGATCAACCAGTACTACGAGTACCAGTACGTGCAGGCGCACGTATCGGAAGACCTCCCTTTGAAATACATCTTCTCAGCCTTCTGGGAAGGGCAGGAAGGCAGTTTCCTGTTGTGGATGTTCTGGCACGTCATACTGGGGCTGGCGCTGATGGCCACCGGCAAGCAGTGGGAAGCCCCTACCCTTTCGGTGCTGTCGCTCATCCAGATCTTCATCGGTTCGATGCTGCTGGGCATCTACGTCGGGTTCGGCGACGAGCCCTCCCGGCTGGGCAGCAACCCGCTGCTATTGTTGCGCGAAGTGATGGACGCGCCCATTTTTGCCAAGGCCGACTACGCCGCCCAGATAACCGGCTCGGGCCTCAACCCCCTGCTGCAAAATTACTGGATGACCATTCACCCGCCCACGCTCTTCCTGGGCTTCGCGTCCACATCCATACCGTTCTGTTATGCCATCGCCGGCCTGTGGACCAAAGAGCACAAAGCCTGGCTGCAACCGGCCCTGCGCTGGGCCCTGTTCAGCGGCGCCATTCTGGGCACCGGCATTCTGATGGGCGGCGCCTGGGCCTACGAGGCGCTGAGCTTCGGCGGCTACTGGGCATGGGACCCGGTGGAGAACATGTCGCTGGTGCCCTGGCTGATCCTCATCGCCGGCATTCACACCAACCTCATCGCCCGCAGCACCGGCCATTCGGTGCGCAGCACTTACATTTATTACCTGCTGACTTTTATTTTCATCGTCTATTCCACCTTCCTGACCCGCAGCGGCGTGCTGGGCGACACCTCCGTCCACGCCTTTACCGAGATGGGGCTGGAAGTGCAACTGGTGGCCTTCATGGCATTTTTCCTGCTGCTTTCCGGAATCGCGCTGGGCATGCGTTTCAAAGGCATACCCAGCCCAAAGAAGGAGGAAGCCACCGCTTCGAAGGAATTCTGGATGTTCATCGGCACGTTGGTGCTGCTGTTCTCGGCACTGATCATCACGGCTTCCACCTCCCTGCCGGTATACAACAAGATTGTGCAGTTTTTTGACCCCGCCTTCGAAGGGCGCGTCATCACTGACCCGGAGCCGCACTACAACAAATACCAGCTGTGGATCGCCGTATTCATCGGCGCCCTCTCGGGCATTGCGCAGTACCTGCGCTACCGGGAAGCCAATTTCGGAAAATATGCCTCTAAGTTCGGCCTGCATGCCGGCATCGCTCTGGCTGTTACAGCCGTGCTTACCTACCTGGCCACGATATGGATCGAAGCCAAGGCCTGGCAGTTCCTGGTGGTGCTGTTCTTCGGCATTTTCACCATCGTTGCCAACCTGGACTACCTGGCCTCCTTCGCCCGCGGAAACCTGAAACTGGCAGGCTCCGCCTTTTCCCATATCGGCTTCGGCATTATGATCGTGGGAATACTGGCTTCCGGGCTGAACAAACGCATCATTTCCAACAACCCCTTCGTCATGGACGGGCTCATCGAAGGAGCCAGCAAGGAGGAACTGGCGCGGAACATACTCTTGTTTAAAGACTCGCCGCTCGTCATGCCGCCTTATGAAGTAACCTATGTTTCGGATACGGTGAATACTTTTACCCGGACCTTTACCGTGAACTATAAGCGCCGGGACCAGGAGGGCAAGGTGATAGAAGAGTTCAACCTGCACCCCAACGTCCTCTACGATAAGTCCTTCACCAAGATCGCCGCCTCCAACCCCTCCACCAAGCGGTACTGGAACCGCGACATTTTCACCCACATCGCCTCTTTGCCCCAGGTGGAGATCGACATGGAGTACCGGCGCCAGCGGGAGGATAGCCTCAACTACCACCTGCTGAATGCTCCCATCGGCCAGGCCGTGACCCTGAAGGACACGGTGCAATTGAAAGAGGTGGACACCTTTGTGGTCAAAACCTACCGGGCCACTGTGGAGCGCATCAACCGCACCCCTACCCACCCGGATTACAAACCAGAGGAAGGGGACATCGCCATCGGGGCCGAAATCAAGGTGGAGCGCAGTGATGAAGAAGGCGTATTCACGGTAAACCCCGTGCTGGTGCTGCGGGGGCAGCTGTTGTACAGCTATCCGGAACAGATCAATGAACTGAACGCCAAGGTGCGCCTCAATGAGGGCATTTTCGACGCCGTCTTCAGCCCGGAGGCAAATCTGGATTTTACTACCTACACCTTTAAACAAGGCGATAAGATAGCATACAAAGGCTACCAAATACAATTTGCCGGATTCAACCGCAAACCAGAACACCCCAACTACCAGCCCCAGGAAGAAGACATTGCGGTCAGCGCAATGGTCAGCGTCCAGGCGCCAGGCGGCGAATCCTATTTGGCGCAGCCCGTTTACCTGATCCGCGGCAACCGCCCCTTCAACATCAAAGACGAGATACCCGGCCCGGGGCTGCACTTCCGCTTCACCGGCATCGATCCCAATACGGAAACGGTGGAGTTGCAGATCGCTCAGGCCACAAAAGCTACTGATTCCATCCCCGTCGAGCTGGCGACGAACTCCCTGCGCTCCGACTACATCGTGCTGGAGGCTATAGAGTTTCCGGGCATCAATTTGTTTTGGCTGGGGTCTTTGATGATGATGATTGGATTGGCGGTGAGTATGGGGAGGAGAGTGGCGGGAGATAGGTGA
- a CDS encoding response regulator: MSTTNILIIEDNPADIALIEVYLKDAAMKHILFKSESLNAGLDFLKEHSVDLVLLDLKLVDVEGFKTLQLFREKAPDIPVIVLTGFKNEIMGIQSVRAGAQDFLVKGDFDSRSLARTIRYSLQRFETQVKLQEKAKELSHSERRNQIAHQIARFGKWEMDIVNNAMRWDEEIFRFFGFSPFSFEPTLSDYIKYVHVADKEKVSRFFEQAIKDGQAHHIEHRIIIENTIVRYLQVKAQVSYDEQSNRILLVGGVQDITDLKHARGLDGRMAQPDGPGGGALEEGMLSEFNFSIRTPVASMANLLYLLENSPLTESQKDFVGGLKSSLGALSFALDNWLNLSILQEEKIEVKNSELALDEAFQTLRNVFKTRSSQAGSAVAFDLSDKLPEIVFTDSQKFSQVLYNLIETAIRNGEPGQAISFTAQLKEPRRLSLFLSCSVSFVSRSTTAEDIQRAAEEEKAESAMAGKQRRAFLPFVISSRLIKAMDGCLEASQKPGMEILLKADLPVKLPEAVREAIPEVPEAPVSILLVEDHDLNRLATKRMLAGWSETVEVDVAQNGLEAYEKVIEKNYDLILMDIQMPLMDGIEAAIKIRNKTNAPIIAMAANESKQEEKRCFMAGMNDYIAKPIRPESLFSAIMRQLHLNK; this comes from the coding sequence ATGAGTACTACAAATATTCTGATCATTGAGGATAACCCGGCAGACATTGCCCTGATCGAAGTTTACCTCAAGGACGCTGCGATGAAACACATCCTTTTTAAGTCCGAATCCTTAAACGCCGGACTGGATTTTTTGAAGGAGCACAGCGTCGACCTCGTCCTGCTCGACCTTAAACTGGTGGATGTGGAGGGATTTAAGACCCTGCAGCTCTTCCGGGAAAAAGCCCCGGATATCCCTGTAATTGTGCTGACCGGCTTCAAAAATGAGATCATGGGCATTCAATCTGTCAGAGCCGGCGCCCAGGATTTCCTGGTCAAAGGGGATTTCGATTCCCGGAGCCTGGCGCGGACTATCCGCTATTCCCTGCAGCGTTTTGAAACCCAGGTCAAGCTACAGGAAAAGGCAAAAGAGCTGAGCCATAGCGAACGGCGCAACCAGATCGCCCACCAGATCGCCCGTTTCGGAAAATGGGAAATGGATATCGTCAACAACGCCATGAGATGGGACGAAGAAATCTTTCGCTTCTTCGGCTTCTCCCCATTCAGTTTCGAACCCACTTTGTCCGATTACATCAAATACGTCCACGTTGCCGACAAAGAGAAGGTGTCGCGCTTTTTTGAACAAGCCATCAAAGATGGCCAGGCTCATCATATCGAACACCGGATAATCATTGAAAACACCATCGTCCGTTACCTGCAGGTCAAAGCGCAGGTCAGTTACGACGAACAATCCAACCGCATCTTGCTGGTCGGAGGGGTGCAGGACATTACGGACCTGAAACACGCCCGGGGGCTGGATGGCCGGATGGCGCAACCGGACGGCCCGGGGGGGGGGGCTTTGGAAGAAGGCATGTTGTCGGAATTCAACTTCAGTATCAGAACCCCTGTAGCCTCCATGGCAAATTTATTGTATTTGCTGGAAAACAGCCCGCTCACAGAATCACAAAAAGACTTCGTCGGCGGCTTAAAATCTTCACTCGGCGCCCTATCCTTCGCGCTGGACAACTGGCTCAACCTTTCCATCCTTCAGGAGGAAAAAATAGAAGTGAAAAATAGCGAACTGGCGCTCGACGAGGCATTTCAAACGCTGCGGAACGTTTTCAAAACCAGAAGCAGCCAGGCCGGCTCGGCGGTAGCCTTCGATCTATCGGACAAACTGCCGGAAATCGTATTTACCGACAGCCAGAAGTTCTCCCAGGTACTGTACAACCTGATAGAAACTGCCATCCGCAATGGAGAACCCGGCCAGGCGATCTCTTTCACGGCTCAGCTCAAAGAACCCCGGCGGCTGTCTTTATTCCTCTCCTGCTCCGTCTCTTTCGTCAGCCGGTCAACCACCGCCGAAGATATTCAACGAGCCGCCGAAGAGGAAAAAGCAGAAAGCGCCATGGCCGGCAAACAGCGCCGGGCCTTCCTTCCGTTTGTCATTTCCTCCAGGTTGATCAAAGCTATGGACGGCTGCCTCGAGGCAAGCCAGAAGCCCGGAATGGAGATACTGCTCAAAGCAGACCTGCCGGTAAAGTTGCCTGAGGCCGTCAGGGAGGCCATACCGGAAGTGCCGGAAGCGCCGGTCAGCATTTTGCTGGTGGAAGACCACGACCTGAACCGGCTGGCCACCAAACGCATGCTGGCGGGATGGTCTGAAACGGTGGAAGTAGACGTGGCCCAGAATGGGCTGGAGGCCTACGAAAAAGTAATTGAAAAAAACTATGACCTGATCCTGATGGACATCCAGATGCCCTTGATGGATGGGATTGAAGCGGCCATTAAAATCCGCAACAAAACCAATGCCCCTATTATAGCCATGGCCGCCAATGAGTCGAAGCAGGAAGAGAAAAGATGTTTTATGGCAGGCATGAACGACTATATTGCCAAGCCCATCCGTCCGGAAAGCCTGTTCTCCGCAATCATGCGGCAACTGCATCTCAACAAGTAA
- a CDS encoding ATP-binding cassette domain-containing protein gives MNENLIVRLINANIYQREHLILSGVNLQIYKGEFIYLIGKTGSGKSSLLKTLYGALPLTEGKGEVAGFSLPNLDRRTIPLLRRKLGIVFQDFNLLSDRSVEENLRFVLEATNWKDEEKTRRRMAQALEQVDLKGQEKKMPHQLSGGEQQRVVIARALLNSPELIIADEPTGNLDPETSDDILLLLRQLAHNNNTAVLFATHDYRILENFPARIIRCLNGKVMDEEGFAV, from the coding sequence ATGAACGAAAACCTCATCGTCCGCCTCATCAATGCCAACATCTACCAACGGGAGCACCTGATCCTGAGCGGAGTCAATCTGCAAATCTACAAAGGGGAGTTCATTTACCTCATCGGCAAGACCGGCAGCGGGAAATCGAGCTTGCTCAAGACGTTGTACGGCGCGTTGCCCCTCACCGAAGGCAAAGGCGAGGTGGCCGGCTTTTCCCTGCCGAACCTCGACCGCCGCACCATCCCTTTGCTTCGCCGCAAGCTGGGCATCGTCTTCCAGGATTTTAACCTCCTCAGCGACCGCAGCGTGGAGGAAAACCTCCGCTTCGTGCTGGAAGCCACCAACTGGAAAGACGAGGAAAAGACACGCCGGCGCATGGCCCAGGCATTGGAACAGGTTGATCTCAAAGGCCAGGAAAAGAAGATGCCCCATCAGCTATCCGGGGGAGAACAACAGCGGGTGGTCATCGCCCGGGCCCTGCTCAACAGCCCCGAGCTCATCATTGCCGACGAGCCCACCGGCAACCTCGACCCGGAAACTTCGGACGACATCCTGCTGCTGCTCCGCCAGCTGGCGCACAACAACAATACCGCCGTCCTCTTCGCCACTCACGACTACCGCATTCTGGAGAACTTTCCCGCCCGCATCATCCGCTGCCTGAATGGCAAGGTGATGGATGAGGAAGGCTTTGCTGTTTAG
- a CDS encoding amidohydrolase has protein sequence MRIVMKKPVFALLPVIFLLSACHHPPETLVADTILANGNFYTVEEEYPRVEAVAIKDGRILFAGSNEEAQELQGDSTEVIDLQGRFAMPGFIEGHGHFSGLGQSLIHLNFLKSQSWDEIVGMVAEAAEEAKPGEWITGRGWHQEKWVEPLERSVLGYPYHDELSAVSPDNPVVLRHASGHSLMANARAMAIAGITAETPDPFGGEIVRDSRGQAIGVFEETAMALVMDAFSEYRATLNPEQKKEEWLKGIGLAEEECLSKGITSFQDAGSSFEEIDWYAELAEKGELDLRLWVMISGREDGLAEKAAGFPRIGIGNDFLTVRAIKGYMDGALGAFGAWLLQPYSDKPDSYGKNTTSIDTLKLWAKIAFDNGLQYCVHAIGDRGNREVLDIFEEQFQSDPSKQGLRWRVEHAQHLDTADIPRFKELEVIASMQGIHCTSDAPFVVKRLGEARARLGAYPWRSLLDNGVVIANGTDAPVEDVDPIECFYASVTRKRADTGMEFFPEQRMTRAEAIYSYTLGNAYAAFEEDLKGSLKKGKVADIVVLSKDLASCADEEVLQTEVLMTMVDGKVKYKKQ, from the coding sequence ATGAGGATAGTAATGAAAAAACCTGTTTTTGCGCTCCTGCCGGTTATATTTCTGTTGAGCGCCTGCCACCACCCACCGGAAACCCTCGTCGCCGACACCATCCTGGCCAACGGCAATTTTTATACCGTAGAGGAGGAGTATCCCCGGGTTGAGGCCGTCGCTATCAAGGATGGCCGCATCCTTTTTGCAGGCAGCAATGAAGAGGCGCAGGAATTGCAGGGCGACAGCACCGAGGTGATCGATTTGCAGGGGCGCTTCGCTATGCCGGGCTTCATCGAAGGGCACGGCCATTTCTCGGGCCTGGGGCAAAGCCTGATCCACCTGAACTTTCTGAAGTCTCAAAGCTGGGATGAGATCGTCGGGATGGTGGCTGAGGCGGCTGAAGAAGCGAAGCCGGGAGAATGGATCACCGGCCGGGGGTGGCACCAGGAAAAATGGGTGGAGCCCCTGGAGCGTTCGGTGCTGGGCTATCCCTACCACGACGAACTCAGCGCCGTTTCTCCCGACAACCCCGTGGTATTGCGGCACGCCAGCGGGCACAGCCTGATGGCCAACGCCCGGGCCATGGCCATTGCCGGCATCACAGCGGAGACGCCCGACCCTTTTGGCGGGGAGATTGTCCGCGACTCCAGAGGGCAGGCCATCGGCGTTTTTGAAGAAACGGCCATGGCTCTCGTCATGGACGCCTTCAGCGAGTACCGGGCCACCTTGAACCCGGAACAGAAAAAGGAGGAATGGCTGAAAGGCATCGGGCTGGCGGAAGAAGAATGCCTGTCCAAAGGGATCACCTCCTTCCAGGATGCCGGTTCTTCTTTTGAAGAGATCGACTGGTATGCTGAATTGGCCGAAAAGGGCGAACTGGACCTGCGCCTTTGGGTAATGATTAGCGGCCGCGAAGATGGCCTGGCGGAAAAGGCCGCCGGCTTCCCCCGAATCGGCATTGGCAATGACTTCCTCACGGTGCGGGCCATCAAGGGATATATGGACGGCGCCCTGGGGGCTTTCGGCGCCTGGTTGTTGCAGCCTTATTCTGATAAACCGGATTCTTACGGGAAAAACACCACCTCTATCGATACCCTGAAGTTGTGGGCGAAGATTGCCTTCGACAACGGCCTGCAATACTGCGTGCACGCCATCGGCGACCGCGGCAACCGGGAAGTGCTGGATATTTTTGAAGAACAGTTTCAGTCCGATCCTTCCAAACAAGGCCTGCGCTGGCGCGTCGAGCACGCTCAGCATTTAGATACGGCAGACATCCCCCGGTTTAAAGAATTGGAGGTGATCGCCTCCATGCAGGGCATCCACTGCACCTCCGATGCGCCCTTTGTGGTCAAACGGCTGGGCGAAGCGCGCGCCCGCCTCGGCGCCTATCCCTGGCGCTCGCTGCTCGACAATGGCGTCGTCATCGCCAATGGCACCGACGCTCCCGTGGAAGACGTAGACCCCATCGAGTGCTTCTATGCCTCCGTCACCCGCAAACGCGCCGATACCGGCATGGAATTTTTCCCCGAGCAACGGATGACGCGTGCAGAGGCCATCTACTCTTATACTTTGGGCAATGCCTACGCCGCTTTCGAAGAGGATTTGAAAGGGTCGCTGAAAAAAGGCAAAGTAGCGGATATTGTGGTGTTATCCAAAGACCTGGCCTCCTGTGCCGATGAGGAAGTCCTGCAAACAGAAGTGCTGATGACCATGGTGGATGGGAAGGTGAAATATAAGAAACAGTAG
- the ypdA gene encoding YpdA family putative bacillithiol disulfide reductase produces MDTHDLIIIGGGPTGLNCAIAAKKEGLRYLVLEKGVLANSIYHFPVNMTFFSTSKLLEIGDTPFISHGEKPTRREALEYYRRLQQSYSLNVHTYEAVQRMERLAGGLYRIDTEKGQYQAHSVIVATGFYDTPRLMNVPGEGLAKVKHYYDDAHPYVGQKVLVVGAANSACQVALEIWRKGAEVAMAIRDDKIYKGVKYWIKPDIENRIKEGSIKAYFQSSVLEIRPREVLLDTPEGPVAIGNDFVLAMTGYLPNYALLGNLGLEIPGEEPRIPIHNPETLETSLPNVYLAGVVCAGMETSKLFIENTRDHGELIARQVKERLVGAGTCVSG; encoded by the coding sequence ATGGACACCCACGACCTGATCATCATAGGGGGTGGCCCCACCGGGTTGAACTGCGCCATAGCCGCCAAAAAGGAAGGGCTGCGGTACCTCGTACTTGAAAAAGGAGTGCTGGCCAATTCCATCTACCATTTTCCGGTCAACATGACGTTCTTTTCGACCTCCAAGCTTCTGGAAATCGGGGACACGCCCTTTATCTCTCATGGCGAAAAACCCACCCGCCGGGAGGCGCTGGAGTATTACCGCCGCCTGCAGCAGAGCTACAGCCTGAATGTCCACACCTACGAAGCGGTGCAACGCATGGAGCGCCTTGCCGGCGGCCTGTACCGCATCGACACGGAAAAAGGACAATACCAGGCCCATTCGGTCATTGTAGCCACCGGATTCTACGATACTCCCCGGCTGATGAACGTGCCCGGCGAAGGCCTTGCCAAAGTGAAACACTACTACGACGACGCCCATCCCTACGTGGGCCAGAAAGTGCTGGTGGTTGGCGCCGCCAATTCCGCCTGCCAGGTAGCGCTGGAGATTTGGCGCAAAGGCGCCGAAGTGGCTATGGCTATCCGGGACGACAAAATCTACAAGGGCGTGAAGTACTGGATCAAACCCGACATCGAGAACCGGATCAAGGAAGGAAGCATAAAGGCTTATTTCCAAAGCTCCGTCCTCGAAATCCGCCCCCGGGAAGTCCTCCTGGATACTCCGGAAGGCCCCGTCGCGATCGGGAATGACTTTGTACTGGCCATGACCGGTTACCTGCCCAATTACGCCTTGCTCGGGAACCTGGGCCTGGAAATCCCGGGGGAAGAACCCCGCATCCCCATTCACAACCCGGAAACGCTGGAGACCAGCCTGCCGAACGTCTACCTCGCCGGGGTGGTGTGCGCCGGGATGGAAACCAGCAAGCTGTTCATCGAAAATACCCGCGACCACGGGGAACTCATCGCCCGGCAGGTGAAGGAGCGTTTGGTGGGGGCGGGGACATGCGTATCAGGTTAA
- a CDS encoding polyprenyl synthetase family protein → MDTIKQLRNTFEEYLEEHAFAKEPEGLYAPIAYVMGMGGKRLRPLLALMGAQLFGGQARAALPVAMAVEVFHNFSLVHDDIMDEAPLRRGQATVHHKYGANAGILSGDAMLIYAYEFIRQVERPAAVPRLLKEFNRVAIEVCEGQQYDMDFEQRQDVKIEDYLRMIGLKTAALIEGSLVMGAVTAGAPEPDLIKLAAFGRNIGVAFQLQDDILDTFGDPEKFGKKVGGDIAQNKKTFLILKALELARGDTRNELARYMSATPADEGHKIEAVTGILRQLNIQEWAEEMKERIQQTAMAALGDIAVPEERKRPLRELALSLIQRES, encoded by the coding sequence ATGGATACCATCAAACAGCTACGCAATACCTTTGAAGAATATCTTGAAGAGCACGCTTTCGCCAAAGAACCGGAAGGGCTTTATGCTCCAATCGCCTACGTCATGGGAATGGGAGGAAAGCGGCTGCGGCCTTTGCTGGCCCTGATGGGCGCCCAGCTTTTCGGCGGCCAGGCGCGGGCGGCGCTGCCGGTGGCCATGGCGGTGGAAGTGTTTCACAACTTCAGCCTCGTTCATGACGACATCATGGACGAGGCGCCGCTGCGCCGGGGGCAGGCCACCGTCCATCACAAGTACGGCGCCAACGCCGGCATCCTTTCCGGCGACGCCATGCTGATCTATGCCTACGAATTTATCCGCCAGGTGGAGCGCCCTGCGGCCGTTCCCCGTTTGCTGAAGGAGTTCAACCGCGTGGCCATTGAAGTGTGCGAAGGGCAACAGTACGATATGGACTTTGAGCAGCGCCAGGATGTAAAGATCGAAGATTATCTCCGGATGATCGGGCTAAAAACGGCTGCGCTCATCGAGGGCAGCCTGGTCATGGGCGCGGTAACGGCCGGCGCGCCAGAGCCGGATTTAATAAAACTGGCTGCTTTCGGCCGCAATATCGGAGTGGCCTTCCAACTCCAGGACGATATTCTCGATACGTTTGGAGACCCCGAAAAATTTGGAAAGAAAGTGGGCGGAGACATTGCCCAGAACAAAAAGACTTTCCTCATTCTAAAAGCCCTGGAACTGGCCCGGGGCGATACCAGGAACGAACTGGCCCGTTACATGTCCGCCACTCCGGCAGACGAGGGCCACAAGATCGAAGCAGTGACCGGCATCCTGCGGCAACTGAATATCCAGGAATGGGCCGAGGAGATGAAAGAGCGAATCCAGCAAACGGCCATGGCCGCTCTCGGCGATATCGCCGTCCCTGAAGAGCGCAAAAGGCCCCTGCGGGAGCTCGCCCTGAGCCTGATACAGCGGGAGTCGTAG
- a CDS encoding response regulator, translated as MVNRTRPYSILLIEDNPGDIRLTQEAFKESKKDVTLEIATDGLDAMKFLRKEGQYAEKATPDLILLDLNLPKWDGRDILREIKNDSLLKRIPVVVLTTSNAGSDILKCYELHANCFINKPIDFDKFFDIIHKIEEFWFSTAILPTMVV; from the coding sequence ATGGTAAACAGAACCAGACCCTATTCCATATTATTGATTGAAGACAACCCCGGAGATATCCGCCTGACTCAGGAAGCCTTCAAAGAAAGCAAAAAGGATGTAACGCTGGAAATCGCTACCGATGGCCTCGATGCCATGAAATTCCTGCGCAAGGAAGGCCAGTATGCTGAAAAGGCCACTCCAGACCTCATTCTTCTGGACCTCAACCTGCCGAAATGGGATGGAAGAGACATCTTAAGGGAGATCAAAAACGATTCCCTGCTCAAGCGCATACCAGTGGTCGTGCTGACTACCTCCAATGCAGGGTCGGACATCCTGAAATGTTATGAGCTGCACGCCAACTGTTTTATTAATAAACCTATTGATTTTGACAAGTTTTTTGATATCATTCATAAAATCGAAGAGTTTTGGTTTTCAACTGCTATTTTGCCAACTATGGTGGTTTAA
- a CDS encoding acylphosphatase produces MKRYKLRVKGKVQGVWYRASARRKAEELGLCGFVRNEPDGSVYAEAEGEEAALQAFARWCREGPEMARVEQVEVEEGNLHGFEAFEIQ; encoded by the coding sequence ATGAAACGCTACAAGCTTCGAGTAAAGGGAAAGGTGCAAGGGGTATGGTACCGGGCATCTGCCCGCCGGAAAGCCGAAGAACTAGGCCTCTGCGGTTTTGTGCGCAACGAGCCCGATGGCAGCGTATACGCAGAAGCAGAGGGGGAGGAAGCGGCATTGCAGGCTTTTGCCCGTTGGTGCAGGGAAGGGCCGGAAATGGCGCGGGTAGAACAGGTAGAAGTGGAAGAAGGGAACCTGCATGGCTTCGAAGCATTCGAAATCCAATGA